The following are from one region of the Sandaracinus amylolyticus genome:
- a CDS encoding biliverdin-producing heme oxygenase — protein sequence MTTLSARLRSETRREHVLAEATRLARAFFAGRLDAHAYALGLVRMEPVYEALETSLATSAEPLLRAFDRPELHRLAALRADLAALGRPPSSAPNGYAARVRLVAHDEPIALLGHFYVRYFADLSGGAVVGRLAPRLFRLPPGLDPAYFAFPGIADRAAYKDELRAYLDAVPRTHHDVVVEEARRAFLLHRELVDALFDDLEHTRPPPRALVPTRRS from the coding sequence GTGACGACGCTCTCCGCGAGGTTGCGCTCCGAGACCCGTCGCGAGCACGTCCTCGCGGAGGCCACGCGCCTCGCGCGCGCGTTCTTCGCCGGCCGCCTCGATGCGCACGCGTACGCGCTCGGCCTCGTGCGGATGGAGCCCGTCTACGAGGCGCTCGAGACGTCGCTCGCCACCAGCGCCGAGCCGCTGCTGCGCGCGTTCGATCGCCCAGAGCTCCACCGGCTCGCCGCGCTCCGCGCCGACCTCGCTGCCCTCGGCCGCCCGCCTTCCTCCGCGCCGAACGGCTACGCCGCGCGCGTCCGGCTCGTGGCGCACGACGAGCCGATCGCGCTGCTCGGGCACTTCTACGTGCGCTACTTCGCCGACCTCTCGGGCGGTGCGGTCGTGGGGCGTCTCGCGCCTCGCCTGTTCCGACTCCCGCCCGGGCTCGACCCCGCGTACTTCGCGTTCCCCGGCATCGCGGATCGCGCGGCCTACAAGGACGAGCTGCGCGCGTACCTCGATGCGGTCCCGCGCACGCACCACGACGTCGTCGTCGAGGAGGCGCGCCGCGCGTTCCTGCTGCATCGGGAGCTCGTGGACGCGCTCTTCGACGACCTCGAGCACACCAGGCCGCCGCCGAGGGCGCTGGTCCCGACGCGACGTTCGTGA
- a CDS encoding GFA family protein, with protein sequence MTDVQKAAGTKSYVGGCHCGAVRFEVALDLSQPLSRCNCSICAKVAQTGTNVKPAAFRLTSGSGALSEYRWGEVGARYFCKLCGIHVYGAGHLEYLGGDFVSVNCNTLDDVDPNHDVKVIYFDGRHDNWMAGPRETPWPIHTR encoded by the coding sequence ATGACGGACGTGCAGAAGGCGGCAGGGACCAAGAGCTACGTGGGCGGATGTCACTGCGGCGCGGTGCGCTTCGAGGTGGCGCTCGACCTGAGCCAACCGCTCAGCCGCTGCAACTGCTCGATCTGCGCGAAAGTCGCGCAGACCGGGACGAACGTGAAGCCCGCCGCGTTCCGCCTGACGAGCGGCTCGGGCGCGCTGAGCGAGTACCGCTGGGGCGAGGTCGGCGCGCGCTACTTCTGCAAGCTGTGCGGCATCCACGTCTACGGCGCGGGCCACCTCGAGTACCTCGGCGGCGACTTCGTGTCGGTGAACTGCAACACGCTCGACGACGTCGACCCGAACCACGACGTGAAGGTGATCTACTTCGACGGCCGCCACGACAACTGGATGGCGGGCCCGCGCGAGACGCCGTGGCCGATCCACACGCGCTGA
- the rodA gene encoding rod shape-determining protein RodA, whose product MATLGKGFRDQFDWPLFVAVAALSVIGVTNLYSATSAARAALSELYIQQIYWLTLGAGVAVLIVAIDYRHFERFAWFAYGAGIVLLILVFLLAPEVRGSQRWIRIGAFSLQPSELMKMFLIVALAKYLHNDPKTEGRTLKDLVIPGIILGVPMLLILRQPDLGTALMCAFIFTSIMMLTNLKLRSLFTLVMAFVLSAPVIWLVGLEEYQRGRFLSYFDMMFGENPDILGDGWHTYQSMVAIGSGGFWGKGFMQGTQNQHHFLPDQHSDFPFSVWAEEHGFLGVMLLFGLYVFLILWGLKVASTAKDRFGAVIAVGVSAFFFWHTVINLGMVCGLLPVVGITLPLFSYGGSSVLVSMVGIGLLMNVSIRRFSF is encoded by the coding sequence ATGGCGACGCTGGGTAAGGGGTTTCGCGATCAGTTCGACTGGCCGCTCTTCGTGGCGGTCGCCGCGTTGTCGGTGATCGGCGTCACGAACCTCTACTCCGCGACCAGCGCGGCGCGCGCGGCGCTCTCCGAGCTCTACATCCAGCAGATCTACTGGCTCACGCTGGGCGCCGGCGTGGCGGTGCTGATCGTCGCGATCGACTACCGGCACTTCGAGCGCTTCGCATGGTTCGCGTACGGCGCGGGGATCGTGCTGCTGATCCTCGTCTTCCTGCTCGCGCCAGAGGTGCGCGGCTCGCAACGATGGATCCGCATCGGCGCGTTCTCGCTCCAGCCGAGCGAGCTGATGAAGATGTTCCTCATCGTCGCGCTCGCGAAGTACCTGCACAACGATCCGAAGACCGAAGGACGCACGCTCAAGGATCTCGTGATCCCCGGGATCATCCTCGGGGTGCCGATGCTGCTGATCCTGCGTCAGCCCGATCTCGGCACCGCGCTCATGTGCGCGTTCATCTTCACGAGCATCATGATGCTCACGAACCTGAAGCTGCGTTCGCTCTTCACGCTCGTGATGGCGTTCGTGCTGAGCGCGCCGGTCATCTGGCTCGTGGGCCTCGAGGAGTACCAGCGCGGTCGCTTCCTCTCGTACTTCGACATGATGTTCGGAGAGAACCCCGACATCCTGGGCGACGGCTGGCACACCTATCAGTCGATGGTCGCGATCGGCAGCGGTGGCTTCTGGGGCAAGGGCTTCATGCAGGGCACCCAGAACCAGCACCACTTCCTGCCCGATCAGCACTCCGACTTCCCGTTCTCGGTGTGGGCCGAGGAGCACGGCTTCCTCGGCGTGATGCTGCTCTTCGGTCTCTACGTGTTCCTGATCCTCTGGGGCCTGAAGGTCGCGAGCACCGCGAAGGATCGCTTCGGCGCGGTCATCGCGGTCGGCGTCAGCGCGTTCTTCTTCTGGCACACCGTGATCAACCTCGGGATGGTGTGCGGGCTCTTGCCGGTGGTCGGGATCACGCTGCCGCTGTTCTCCTATGGCGGGTCGAGCGTGCTCGTCAGCATGGTGGGGATCGGGCTGCTGATGAACGTGTCGATCCGGCGGTTCAGCTTCTAG
- a CDS encoding RNA polymerase sigma factor, whose amino-acid sequence MAERIPEQSEAPDPRIAAAASGDRRAAQELLSELLPRVRNLVRYLVRGDADVDDMAQQSLIAILHALHGYRGEGSLRAWADRITVRTTMAHLRRRRAEAGARERHAPDLRAVRDPDAPPDTYVQRRDVARLLDALPDEQREAVVLHHVVGLSAPELAETLGVPFETARSRLRLGMKKLREGMGVGGEAS is encoded by the coding sequence GTGGCGGAGCGCATCCCCGAGCAGTCCGAAGCGCCCGATCCGCGGATCGCGGCCGCCGCGTCCGGCGATCGCCGCGCGGCGCAGGAGCTCCTCTCCGAGCTCCTCCCGCGCGTCCGCAACCTGGTGCGTTACCTCGTGCGCGGGGACGCCGACGTCGACGACATGGCGCAGCAGTCGCTGATCGCGATCCTGCACGCGCTGCACGGCTACCGCGGCGAGGGCTCGCTCCGCGCGTGGGCCGATCGCATCACGGTGCGCACCACGATGGCGCACCTGCGTCGCCGCCGCGCCGAGGCCGGCGCGCGCGAGCGCCACGCTCCCGATCTCCGTGCGGTGCGCGATCCCGACGCGCCGCCCGACACCTACGTGCAGCGCCGCGATGTCGCGCGCCTGCTCGACGCGCTGCCCGACGAACAGCGCGAAGCCGTGGTCCTGCATCACGTCGTCGGTCTCAGTGCCCCCGAGCTCGCAGAGACGCTCGGGGTGCCCTTCGAGACGGCGCGCAGCCGACTGCGGCTCGGCATGAAGAAGCTCCGTGAGGGGATGGGCGTGGGGGGAGAAGCATCATGA